A region of Amblyraja radiata isolate CabotCenter1 chromosome 22, sAmbRad1.1.pri, whole genome shotgun sequence DNA encodes the following proteins:
- the naa60 gene encoding N-alpha-acetyltransferase 60 isoform X3, producing MTDITSSTVLSEIQLRLLCHDDIDTVKQLCGDWFPIEYPDSWYRDITSNKRFFSLAATYKGGIVGMIVSEIKSRTKVHKEDGDILASGFPVETQVAYILSLGVIKEFRKHGIGSGYMVSDRSVKRD from the exons ATGACAGACATTACATCCTCCACTGTACTGAGTGAAATACAACTTCGCCTGCTCTGTCATGATGACATAGATACAGTTAAGCAGCTCTGTGGTGACTGGTTCCCAATAGA GTATCCAGATTCGTGGTACAGAGACATCACTTCAAACAAGAGATTCTTTTCCCTCGCTGCCACATACAAAGGTGGCATTGTGGGAATGATTGTATCCGAAATAAAAAGtagaacaaaggtacacaaagag GATGGAGATATCCTGGCCTCGGGGTTTCCTGTAGAGACACAAGTTGCATACATCTTAAGTCTAGGTGTTATAAAAGAATTCCGAAAACATGGAATAG GCAGTGGTTACATGGTATCAGATCGAAGCGTTAAAAGAGACTAA